In a genomic window of Methanosarcina horonobensis HB-1 = JCM 15518:
- the ppk1 gene encoding polyphosphate kinase 1: MERNFPIQCADFDRLVTDSVEGVRVEVSGMPDLSDPCFYADREYSWLQFNDRVLEEALDARNPLLERVKFLSIFGSNLDEFFMVRVSGVQKRITEGTKEDRVDELAQEQLQVIREELLRQLPINDNCWNEVLEPALRENGIKVLNYFELSGEDREKLRDYFERNIFPLLTPLGFDSGHPFPHISNLSLNLAVLIDDLDYGERFARVKIPPMFSRLIVVPEEGQEKITSSFDELKTGRFVWLEQLIAANLDLLFPGQRILGAYPFRITRDADLGFDEDGDKDLLTAVKQRVGRNYFGPAVRLETDHTMPERVSEILLKNLELTPPLMFRSAAPLGLSSLMKLAQINRPELKYEPFEQKKHSRMADKENIFSALKKKDILLYHPYDSFESVTDLVEESADDPDVLAIKMTLYRVDDNSRIIQALMKAADRNKQVAVLVELKARFDEENNIGWAKELERKGVHVAYGFPGRKTHAKMCLIVRAEKEGGIRYYVHMSTGNYNAVTGKIYTDFGYLTSDPFIGKDISDLFNALTGYSRKDHYIKLLAAPQTMRHQILERIRREIDVHEKFGNGHLIFKMNSLVDYQCIRELYRASRVGVKIDLIVRGICCLRPGIYGLSENIRAISIVGRFLEHSRVYYFRNGGKEEIFMGSADLMPRNLDNRVEVLFPVSSDYIPVVRDVILGTHLKDNIKARLLLPNGRTERIYPQPEEEELDSQFWMLENRGNWDIKTEES, translated from the coding sequence ATGGAGCGGAACTTCCCAATTCAGTGTGCAGATTTTGATAGGCTAGTTACGGATAGTGTTGAGGGAGTCCGGGTTGAAGTATCAGGCATGCCTGACCTGAGTGACCCGTGCTTTTATGCAGACAGGGAATACAGCTGGCTCCAGTTCAATGACAGAGTACTCGAAGAAGCTCTGGATGCACGAAATCCTTTGCTTGAGAGAGTAAAATTTCTTTCTATTTTCGGGAGCAATCTTGACGAGTTTTTCATGGTCAGGGTCTCTGGAGTTCAGAAACGTATTACAGAAGGGACAAAGGAAGATCGTGTTGATGAACTGGCTCAGGAACAGCTGCAAGTCATCCGGGAAGAACTTCTAAGACAGCTTCCTATTAATGATAACTGCTGGAACGAAGTACTTGAACCTGCTCTCAGGGAAAATGGAATTAAAGTTCTCAACTACTTCGAACTTTCCGGAGAGGATAGAGAAAAACTCAGAGACTATTTCGAAAGAAATATTTTTCCGCTACTTACTCCTCTTGGTTTCGACTCCGGTCATCCTTTCCCGCATATCTCAAATCTCAGTCTCAACCTTGCAGTACTTATTGATGATCTGGACTATGGCGAACGTTTTGCCAGGGTTAAAATCCCTCCTATGTTCTCAAGGCTGATTGTTGTGCCTGAGGAAGGTCAGGAAAAAATAACTTCCAGTTTTGACGAACTAAAAACAGGACGCTTTGTATGGCTTGAACAGTTGATTGCTGCAAACCTCGATCTACTCTTCCCGGGGCAGCGCATTCTGGGAGCTTATCCTTTCAGGATCACGCGAGACGCAGACCTCGGGTTTGATGAAGATGGGGACAAAGACCTCCTGACTGCTGTAAAGCAGAGAGTAGGGAGAAATTACTTCGGACCTGCTGTCAGGCTTGAAACCGATCATACCATGCCCGAGAGGGTTTCTGAGATACTCCTTAAGAACCTGGAATTGACTCCTCCTCTGATGTTCAGGTCAGCTGCGCCTCTGGGCCTCTCAAGCCTTATGAAGCTTGCTCAAATTAACCGCCCTGAACTTAAATACGAACCCTTCGAGCAGAAAAAGCATTCTCGTATGGCTGATAAAGAAAACATTTTTTCAGCCTTAAAAAAGAAAGATATCCTTCTTTATCATCCTTATGACAGTTTTGAATCGGTAACCGATCTGGTGGAAGAATCCGCTGATGACCCTGATGTTCTGGCGATCAAAATGACGCTGTACAGGGTGGATGACAACTCCAGGATTATCCAGGCTCTCATGAAAGCCGCGGATCGGAACAAGCAGGTTGCAGTCCTTGTTGAGCTTAAAGCCCGTTTTGACGAGGAGAACAACATTGGCTGGGCAAAAGAACTTGAGCGCAAAGGGGTTCATGTAGCCTATGGCTTTCCAGGGCGCAAAACCCATGCCAAGATGTGCCTGATCGTTAGAGCTGAAAAAGAAGGCGGCATCAGGTATTATGTGCATATGAGTACTGGAAACTATAATGCTGTTACAGGCAAAATCTATACCGACTTCGGCTATCTGACAAGCGACCCTTTCATAGGCAAGGATATCTCTGACCTTTTCAATGCCCTTACAGGCTACTCAAGGAAAGATCATTACATAAAACTCCTTGCAGCTCCCCAGACTATGAGACATCAAATTCTTGAACGCATCAGGCGCGAGATTGACGTACATGAAAAATTCGGAAATGGACACCTGATCTTCAAGATGAATTCCCTTGTTGACTATCAGTGCATCCGTGAGCTCTACCGGGCTTCACGAGTCGGGGTAAAGATAGATCTTATTGTAAGAGGTATCTGCTGCCTGAGGCCCGGTATTTACGGGTTGAGCGAAAACATCAGAGCAATTTCGATAGTCGGGCGTTTTCTTGAGCACTCAAGAGTATATTACTTCAGGAACGGCGGAAAAGAAGAAATCTTTATGGGAAGCGCCGACCTTATGCCCCGCAACCTTGACAACAGGGTCGAAGTCCTCTTTCCCGTGTCTTCGGATTATATTCCTGTTGTACGCGATGTCATTCTCGGCACCCACCTGAAGGATAACATAAAAGCCCGTCTCCTGCTTCCCAACGGCAGGACTGAAAGGATTTACCCGCAACCCGAAGAAGAAGAACTGGATTCTCAGTTCTGGATGCTTGAGAACAGAGGTAACTGGGATATTAAGACAGAAGAAAGCTGA
- a CDS encoding Ppx/GppA phosphatase family protein: MEPEKISEGRVVAFIDIGTNSVRLLLVRINPNGSYQPLTKQKETVRLGEKEFIDRILQPKAMERATVVCKKFMELARAYRAEDIIAVATSATRDASNKVQLLEMIKKEANLEVCTISGSEEARLIYLGVSSGLRLGYSKALFIDIGGGSTEVSVGDQNQCYFLHSLNLGSIRLTNMFLPDEAGPVSDERYEQIKAYIRRKSADIIKELSRYTVGCAIGSSGTIENLAKIAFVYLHKTAHESFEKLEYEDLKEIVRAMCAIPLEERRKFPGINSQRADIILAGAAIIETLMEELGLSEITVSKRGLREGLLVDYISKSEFSYMVTQMSVRKRSIMQLGLACNFDEEHAHIVTRLALELFDSIQALGIYEFRENERELLEYGATLHDIGTFLSYDTHQAHAYHLIRESSLPGFQPEEIEIIANLAYFHRKITPKKKHPNLEGLSKEAVKSIRVLSALLRIAEGLDRTHTGIISHVRFYIASTESLVLEMHAQKECQLEIWEVEKQKKYFKKIFGYSLQSKVLIEQAVGAPLVFEGNIEVEEVPRD; this comes from the coding sequence ATGGAACCCGAGAAAATTTCCGAAGGCAGGGTTGTTGCGTTTATTGATATAGGGACCAACTCGGTCCGGCTTCTTCTGGTCAGGATCAATCCTAACGGGTCTTACCAGCCCCTGACCAAGCAGAAGGAAACGGTGCGGCTTGGAGAAAAGGAGTTTATAGACAGAATTCTGCAGCCAAAAGCTATGGAGCGGGCAACTGTTGTCTGTAAAAAGTTTATGGAGCTTGCAAGGGCTTACAGGGCAGAAGACATCATAGCTGTGGCAACTTCTGCAACACGGGATGCAAGCAATAAAGTCCAGCTTCTTGAAATGATTAAAAAGGAAGCAAACCTTGAGGTTTGCACGATTTCAGGTTCAGAAGAAGCTCGCCTGATCTATCTCGGAGTCTCAAGCGGGCTCAGGCTCGGATACTCAAAAGCCCTTTTTATCGACATAGGTGGAGGAAGTACTGAAGTGTCAGTAGGTGACCAGAACCAGTGCTATTTCCTTCACTCCCTTAACCTCGGGTCAATTCGCCTGACAAACATGTTCCTTCCGGATGAAGCAGGTCCGGTTTCCGACGAACGTTATGAGCAGATCAAAGCATACATCAGGCGCAAGAGTGCGGATATAATTAAAGAGCTTTCCAGGTACACGGTAGGCTGCGCAATTGGAAGTTCGGGGACTATCGAAAATCTTGCAAAAATCGCTTTTGTTTACCTTCATAAGACAGCCCATGAAAGTTTTGAGAAACTTGAGTACGAAGATCTGAAGGAGATAGTCAGGGCAATGTGTGCCATTCCGCTTGAAGAAAGGCGCAAATTCCCAGGGATAAATTCCCAGAGGGCAGATATAATCCTTGCAGGGGCTGCGATCATAGAGACTCTTATGGAGGAGCTCGGACTTTCAGAGATTACTGTCAGCAAACGGGGGCTCAGGGAAGGGCTGCTTGTGGATTATATTTCAAAGAGCGAGTTCTCCTACATGGTCACGCAGATGTCGGTAAGAAAGCGCAGCATTATGCAGCTTGGCCTTGCCTGTAACTTTGACGAGGAACATGCCCATATCGTTACAAGGCTTGCCCTTGAGCTCTTTGACAGCATTCAGGCTCTTGGCATCTATGAATTCAGGGAGAACGAGAGAGAGCTTCTTGAGTACGGCGCAACCCTGCACGACATAGGGACATTCCTCTCATATGATACCCATCAAGCACATGCTTACCATCTTATAAGAGAAAGCAGCCTCCCTGGTTTTCAGCCTGAAGAAATAGAGATTATTGCGAACCTTGCTTATTTCCACAGGAAGATTACCCCTAAAAAGAAACACCCCAACCTTGAGGGACTAAGTAAAGAAGCTGTAAAAAGTATCCGGGTGCTCAGTGCCCTGCTCCGCATTGCTGAAGGGCTTGACCGTACCCATACCGGTATTATATCTCATGTTCGTTTCTATATCGCCTCTACTGAAAGTCTTGTGCTTGAAATGCACGCTCAGAAGGAGTGTCAGCTCGAAATCTGGGAAGTTGAGAAACAAAAAAAATACTTTAAGAAGATTTTCGGTTACTCTCTCCAGTCCAAAGTTCTTATAGAACAGGCTGTGGGAGCTCCTTTAGTTTTTGAAGGAAACATTGAAGTTGAGGAAGTCCCACGGGACTAA
- a CDS encoding MutS-related protein, which yields MMSGRNISGLRELHGIGERVAGRLVEHFGSEDAALQAILEGDIASLSEVNGVSHTFALSLARDVRARAEGCAISDFLKTKEALDLYSRLLELIKTFAHTSHARDKLDLFYPFPASRMDLIEERRAFVAEYLELADTFSADTEFLNLLSRVKKLRPVPGNLRVRDRIIISGDRKTLDAARERFQEFLSVQAVEDFSEFVDLARGYSNVIVFDDTYLSFDLPEGIEPELFQDPLKAEFWQILPEVELAFFAKNLDCILACLNIASALRAGGFGFFEELSGVELENLKTALLKVGEDGKPIEGLDSELDRLETALKNLDPVLTSTLNEANQRMNRTLEASSLTLSGQELIKLVSGGMEIKDLLAKELQRVYTGEIEAVKEELSEKLNFQKQEKLMLDSLFSDEISYPLKTEQAQLQLLRQKLNMSLEKSRLSRKRELAKILSTFHQRVERLVREVLDFDLGFSIACFAAQFQLNMPAIISEAGIGFEAGENLFLKARYGEIDPVSYSVGKTSLSPEGLENRVVLLSGVNSGGKTSLLELLAQCVVLGHMGFPVPARKLELGPVEEFYYFGKSKGTLDAGAFETTLKQFSVLSETSGKLVLADELESITEPGASARIIAGILEYLARSEESLGVFVSHLSELILENTWTEIRVDGIEAEGLDSSLELIVNRNPVYNRVARSTPELIVERLLRKTTGKEQEFYAHLKDKFKN from the coding sequence ATGATGTCAGGGCGAAATATTTCAGGTTTACGGGAACTTCATGGAATAGGTGAGCGAGTAGCCGGCAGGCTTGTCGAGCACTTCGGGAGCGAGGACGCAGCTCTCCAGGCAATCCTTGAAGGGGATATAGCTTCGCTTTCTGAGGTCAACGGGGTCAGCCACACATTTGCCCTTTCCCTTGCCAGAGACGTCAGGGCTCGGGCTGAAGGATGTGCGATTTCCGACTTCCTGAAGACAAAAGAAGCCCTTGATCTGTACTCCCGCCTGCTTGAGCTGATAAAAACCTTTGCTCACACTTCACATGCCAGGGACAAGCTGGACCTTTTTTATCCATTCCCAGCGTCCCGCATGGACCTTATTGAAGAGAGGCGGGCTTTTGTGGCAGAGTATCTGGAACTAGCAGACACTTTCTCTGCGGATACAGAGTTTCTCAATCTTCTTTCAAGGGTTAAAAAACTCAGGCCTGTACCTGGAAACCTGAGAGTAAGAGACAGGATAATTATTTCGGGGGATCGGAAAACTCTGGATGCGGCCAGGGAAAGGTTCCAGGAGTTTCTATCTGTTCAGGCAGTGGAGGACTTTTCCGAGTTCGTAGATCTTGCAAGAGGATACTCAAATGTTATTGTTTTTGATGATACCTATCTCAGTTTTGACCTTCCTGAAGGGATTGAGCCTGAACTTTTCCAGGATCCCTTAAAAGCTGAGTTCTGGCAGATCCTGCCTGAAGTAGAGCTGGCTTTTTTTGCAAAAAATCTGGACTGCATCCTTGCCTGCCTGAACATAGCATCAGCTCTGCGGGCCGGAGGTTTCGGTTTCTTTGAAGAACTTTCAGGCGTTGAGCTTGAAAATCTTAAAACAGCCCTTCTAAAGGTGGGAGAGGACGGAAAACCCATTGAAGGACTTGACTCCGAACTTGACAGGCTTGAAACTGCTTTGAAAAACCTTGACCCTGTACTGACCTCTACCTTAAATGAAGCAAACCAGCGCATGAACCGGACACTCGAAGCCAGTTCTCTTACCCTGAGCGGGCAGGAACTCATCAAGCTTGTAAGCGGGGGAATGGAAATCAAAGATCTGCTCGCAAAAGAACTTCAGAGAGTCTATACGGGTGAGATCGAAGCCGTAAAAGAGGAACTCTCAGAGAAGCTCAACTTCCAGAAACAGGAAAAGCTGATGCTTGATTCCCTCTTTTCCGATGAAATTTCCTATCCCCTCAAAACAGAACAGGCTCAGCTGCAGCTTCTCAGACAAAAACTGAATATGTCCCTTGAGAAATCAAGGCTTTCCCGCAAAAGGGAACTTGCAAAAATTCTCTCAACCTTCCACCAGCGTGTAGAAAGGCTTGTCAGGGAGGTCCTTGACTTTGACCTGGGTTTTTCCATAGCCTGCTTTGCCGCACAGTTCCAGCTGAACATGCCGGCAATTATTTCTGAAGCCGGAATTGGCTTTGAAGCCGGAGAAAATCTTTTTTTGAAAGCCAGGTATGGAGAAATTGACCCTGTAAGTTATTCCGTCGGAAAAACGAGCTTATCTCCTGAAGGTCTGGAAAACAGGGTTGTACTTTTGAGCGGGGTAAACTCCGGTGGGAAAACTTCCCTGCTCGAACTGCTTGCCCAGTGTGTGGTTCTCGGACATATGGGCTTTCCGGTTCCTGCAAGAAAACTTGAACTCGGGCCTGTAGAAGAATTCTATTACTTCGGAAAATCAAAAGGAACTCTTGATGCAGGAGCCTTTGAGACCACTCTCAAACAGTTTTCCGTGCTTTCCGAAACTTCCGGAAAACTTGTGCTTGCCGATGAGCTTGAATCGATTACCGAACCCGGAGCATCAGCCCGGATTATAGCAGGAATTCTTGAATATCTCGCCCGGAGCGAAGAGAGCCTCGGAGTTTTCGTCTCCCATCTTTCGGAGCTGATCCTCGAGAACACCTGGACAGAGATCAGAGTGGATGGAATTGAAGCCGAGGGACTGGACTCCAGCCTTGAACTGATAGTAAACCGAAATCCGGTATACAATCGCGTGGCAAGAAGCACTCCTGAACTGATTGTGGAAAGATTATTGAGGAAGACCACGGGAAAAGAGCAGGAATTTTATGCTCATTTAAAGGATAAATTTAAAAACTAA